The Chitinophagales bacterium nucleotide sequence TAATTTCTTCAATGGAAATTTCAATTTTGGAAATAGATAAGAAATGGCATTTTCTGTTTCAATTATAGGTTTTTTACCTATAAATTTTCCATTTTCCAATACATAGATAAGCAATTGGCGCTCTGTAGGGTGAATCATCCAGTATTCTTTAACACCTGCTTCTTCGTAGAGTTCGTATTTGATATTCATTTCCTTATTCGAATTGCCTGGCGACAAGATCTCTACGACTAAGTCTGGTGCACCTAGGCAGCCTCGTTCATCGATTTTATCTTCATCACAAACGACAATCAAGTCTGGCTGAACTACATTATAGATATCTTTATCTTTAGTTGATTGTTTTTTGTTTAGCAATCGAACATCGACGGGCGCAAAAAATAAACTACAAGAATGGTTAATGAAATAAGCATCAAAAATTCTAGTAAGATTAAGTAGAATTCGCTGATGTGTGGTACTCGGCGCAGGGGACATCTCTGCTATTATTCCTTTAAACAGTTCTACCCTCTCTTTGATTTTCCACAAGAGATAGTCTGCATAAGAGTATTTCTTAGTTAGGTCTAATTGGGAGAGTTTAGTGATATTCATAACACAAAAATAAATAAAATTAAATACCTTTATCCAAAAATCAAATGCAAAAAATTCAAGCTATTTTATT carries:
- a CDS encoding Uma2 family endonuclease; amino-acid sequence: MNITKLSQLDLTKKYSYADYLLWKIKERVELFKGIIAEMSPAPSTTHQRILLNLTRIFDAYFINHSCSLFFAPVDVRLLNKKQSTKDKDIYNVVQPDLIVVCDEDKIDERGCLGAPDLVVEILSPGNSNKEMNIKYELYEEAGVKEYWMIHPTERQLLIYVLENGKFIGKKPIIETENAISYLFPKLKFPLKKLFVGVK